In Perognathus longimembris pacificus isolate PPM17 chromosome 3, ASM2315922v1, whole genome shotgun sequence, a single window of DNA contains:
- the Abhd17a gene encoding alpha/beta hydrolase domain-containing protein 17A, with protein MNGLSVSELCCLFCCPPCPGRIAAKLAFLPPEPTYSLVPEPEPGPGGAGAAPTGSLRTSAGTPGRWKIHLTERADFQYSQRELDTIEVFLTKSARGNRISCMYVRCVPSARYTVLFSHGNAVDLGQMSSFYIGLGTRISCNVFSYDYSGYGVSSGRSSEKNLYADIDAAWQALRTRYGISPDSIILYGQSIGTVPTVDLASRYECAAVVLHSPLTSGMRVAFPDTKKTYCFDAFPNIEKVSKITSPVLIIHGTEDEVIDFSHGLALYERCPKAVEPLWVEGAGHNDIELYSQYLERLRRFISQELPSQCA; from the exons ATGAACGGCCTGTCAGTGAGTGAACTCTGCTGCCTCTTCTGCTGCCCACCGTGCCCCGGCCGCATCGCTGCCAAGCTCGCCTTCCTGCCACCAGAGCCCACCTACTCGCTGGTACCTGAGCCTGAGCCAGGGcctggtggggctggggctgcccCCACTGGGTCCCTGCGGACTTCCGCTGGCACCCCTGGGCGCTGGAAGATCCACCTGACTGAGCGTGCTGACTTCCAGTACAGCCAGCGGGAGCTCGATACCATTGAGGTCTTCCTGACCAAGAGTGCCCGTGGCAACCGCATCTCCTGCATGTATGTGCGCTGCGTGCCCAGTGCCAG GTACACGGTGCTCTTTTCTCATGGCAACGCAGTGGATCTGGGTCAGATGAGCAGCTTTTACATTGGCCTAGGGACCCGCATCAGCTGTAATGTCTTCTCCTATGACTACTCCGGCTACGGCGTGAGCTCAGGCCGGTCTTCTGAGAAGAATCTCTATGCAGACATAGATGCTGCCTGGCAGGCGCTGCGTACAAG GTATGGTATCAGCCCAGACAGCATCATCCTGTACGGGCAGAGCATTGGTACAGTACCCACCGTGGACCTAGCTTCACGTTACGAGTGCGCTGCCGTGGTTCTGCACTCACCACTCACGTCGGGCATGCGTGTCGCCTTCCCGGACACCAAGAAGACCTACTGCTTTGATGCATTCCCCAA CATCGAGAAGGTGTCCAAGATCACTTCACCTGTGCTCATCATCCACGGCACGGAGGATGAGGTGATCGACTTCTCCCATGGGCTAGCGCTGTATGAGCGCTGCCCCAAGGCTGTGGAGCCACTGTGGGTGGAGGGCGCCGGGCACAATGACATTGAGCTTTATAGCCAGTACCTGGAGCGCCTGCGTCGCTTCATCTCCCAGGAGCTGCCCAGCCAGTGCGCCTAG